In one Lolium rigidum isolate FL_2022 chromosome 3, APGP_CSIRO_Lrig_0.1, whole genome shotgun sequence genomic region, the following are encoded:
- the LOC124695100 gene encoding probable receptor-like serine/threonine-protein kinase At4g34500 — MDDAGPPPAASVDVAGASARTKSFLGLSTPLEIAVAAAIVLVLVMSAATIAAYLTRRRGAKRPQSSRVDHALSSGSSLLPTSTPKQQPKYVEVGGAEVGTSSSDVASSSAAASSLDSPVKRKVGRISGAAPGVEMGWGRWYELEELEAATGGFREANVVGEGGYGTVYRGVLADGEVVAVKFLFDHKGQAEQEFKVEVEAIGRVRHKHLAGLIGYCAEGPKRMLVYEFVENGNLEQWLHGDVGPVSPLAWETRLNIAIGTAKGIAYLHEGLEPKVVHRDIKSSNILLDKKWNAKVSDFGMAKVLGPGSSYVTTRVMGTFGYVAPEYASTGMLNESSDVYSFGVLLMELVSGRSPVDYNRPPGEVNLVEWFKGVVGSRRVEDLLDPRIQPAPPPRALNRVLLVCLRCIDSDAHKRPKMGQIVHMLEGDDFPFRTEHRSPRAAHRPSTNARTSLLAEKAGADDADKSTWR, encoded by the exons ATGGACGACGCCGgaccgccgcccgccgcctccgtCGACGTCGCCGGCGCCTCCGCCAGGACGAAGTCCTTCCTCGGCCTGTCCACCCCGTTAGAGATCGCGGTGGCCGCCGCCATCGTGCTCGTCCTCGTCATGTCGGCCGCAACAATCGCCGCGTACCTCACGCGCCGGCGCGGCGCCAAGCGGCCGCAGTCCTCGCGCGTCGACCACGCGCTCTCCTCtggctcgtcgctgctcccgaccTCCACGCCCAAGCAGCAGCCGAAGTACGTGGAGGTCGGCGGGGCGGAGGTCGGCACGAGCTCCTCCGACGTGGCCAGCTCGTCCGCGGCGGCTAGCTCCCTCGACTCGCCGGTGAAGAGGAAAGTGGGGAGGATCAGCGGCGCGGCGCCCGGGGTGGAGATGGGCTGGGGGCGGTGGTACGAGCTGGAGGAGCTGGAGGCTGCCACGGGAGGGTTCCGCGAGGCGAACGTGGTCGGGGAGGGAGGCTACGGCACGGTGTACCGCGGCGTGCTCGCCGACGGCGAGGTGGTCGCCGTCAAGTTCCTGTTCGATCACAA GGGTCAGGCCGAGCAGGAGTTCAAGGTGGAGGTTGAAGCTATCGGCAGAGTGAGGCACAAGCACCTCGCCGGCCTCATCGGCTACTGCGCGGAAGGGCCTAAACG GATGCTCGTGTACGAGTTTGTTGAGAACGGCAACTTGGAGCAGTGGCTGCACGGCGACGTTGGCCCCGTCAGCCCGCTGGCATGGGAGACACGGCTCAACATCGCCATCGGGACGGCCAAAGG CATCGCGTACCTGCACGAAGGGCTGGAGCCGAAGGTGGTGCACAGGGACATCAAGTCCAGCAACATCCTCCTGGACAAGAAGTGGAACGCCAAGGTCTCCGACTTCGGCATGGCCAAGGTGCTCGGCCCCGGCTCCAGCTACGTGACCACGCGCGTCATGGGCACCTTCGGGTACGTGGCCCCCGAGTACGCGTCGACGGGGATGCTCAACGAGAGCAGCGACGTCTACAGCTTCGGGGTGCTGCTCATGGAGCTCGTCTCCGGACGGAGCCCCGTCGACTACAACCGGCCGCCCGGCGAGGTGAACCTGGTGGAGTGGTTCAAGGGGGTGGTGGGGAGCCGGCGCGTGGAggacctgctcgacccgcgcatccagccggcgccgccgcccagGGCGCTCAACAGGGTGCTGCTCGTCTGCCTCCGCTGCATCGACTCCGACGCACACAAGCGGCCTAAGATGGGGCAGATCGTCCACATGCTCGAAGGCGACGACTTCCCCTTCCGCACC GAGCACCGTTCGCCGAGGGCGGCTCACCGGCCGTCCACCAACGCGCGGACGTCGCTTCTGGCCGAGAAGGCCGGGGCCGATGACGCGGACAAATCGACGTGGAGATAA